Proteins encoded within one genomic window of Bacillota bacterium:
- a CDS encoding 30S ribosomal protein S21: MTEVRVGKDEPLDKALKRFKKQCARTGILVEIRKRAHYEKPSVRRKKKSAAARKRRYY, translated from the coding sequence TTGACAGAGGTCAGGGTAGGCAAGGACGAGCCGTTGGACAAGGCTTTGAAAAGGTTCAAAAAACAATGTGCCCGCACCGGGATACTGGTAGAAATCCGCAAGCGTGCTCATTATGAAAAACCAAGTGTAAGAAGAAAGAAAAAGTCGGCAGCGGCTCGAAAGAGAAGGTATTACTAG
- the yqfC gene encoding sporulation protein YqfC, with product MKRRRGMNWKDVFADIFELPKDIMLDMPRLVLIGNLQLFLENHRGIIEYGEQKIRIAVGNGEIAVCGKGLQIRTLLSRDLSIEGEIEGIIYEE from the coding sequence ATGAAAAGAAGGAGGGGAATGAACTGGAAGGATGTGTTTGCCGATATTTTCGAGTTGCCCAAAGATATCATGCTGGATATGCCTCGCCTCGTATTGATCGGGAATCTTCAACTTTTCCTGGAAAATCATCGCGGGATCATCGAGTACGGGGAGCAAAAAATCAGAATTGCGGTGGGCAACGGGGAGATTGCAGTATGCGGCAAGGGCTTGCAGATTCGAACTCTTCTGAGCCGGGACCTGTCCATCGAGGGCGAGATCGAGGGAATCATCTACGAGGAATAA
- the mtaB gene encoding tRNA (N(6)-L-threonylcarbamoyladenosine(37)-C(2))-methylthiotransferase MtaB → MKKVAFCTLGCKVNYYDTEALKGLFEKEGYAIVGPGDEAADVYIVNTCTVTHQSARKSRQLIRKILRRAPKAVIAVTGCYAQVSPDELMEIPGVDLVIGTHQRHELPAMIEKAGSGKPQNLVRPFGEFPSFERLSYRANRSRTRAFLKVQEGCEQFCRYCIIPFARGPIRSAPLEDVMAEVKEIAARGYKELVLTGIRLGAYEDRGAGSVLSDLVREIDRTGLLERIRLSSIEPSDLNAELARTIASCSRVCKHLHIPLQSGSDRILKMMNRPYTTADFSALIGYLRELMPGLALGTDIMVGFPGESEDDHLRSCRYLEENRFSRLHIFRFSPRRGTEAYGMPGQVGSRVKQERWDEIDGIGIKTAKNYRRRFVGSVLKILVERADEQGGYLEGLSQHYVKVRIGAGEISDEWVGRMVPAKIVKDGEGFLHGVFPSEA, encoded by the coding sequence ATGAAGAAGGTTGCTTTTTGTACCCTGGGATGCAAGGTCAATTATTACGACACGGAGGCTCTGAAAGGCCTTTTTGAAAAAGAAGGTTATGCCATCGTCGGGCCCGGGGATGAAGCCGCCGACGTTTATATCGTCAATACCTGCACGGTAACCCATCAAAGCGCCCGTAAATCACGGCAATTGATCCGTAAAATCCTTCGGCGCGCTCCCAAGGCGGTGATAGCAGTTACCGGTTGTTATGCGCAGGTTTCCCCGGATGAATTGATGGAAATACCCGGGGTCGATCTTGTTATCGGTACTCATCAACGGCATGAGTTGCCCGCCATGATCGAGAAAGCAGGATCGGGAAAACCGCAGAACCTTGTCCGTCCTTTCGGGGAGTTTCCTTCATTTGAAAGGCTCAGTTACCGGGCCAACCGAAGCCGGACCCGTGCTTTTTTGAAGGTTCAGGAGGGCTGTGAACAATTCTGCCGCTACTGCATCATTCCTTTTGCGCGGGGGCCCATCAGGAGTGCGCCGCTGGAAGATGTCATGGCGGAAGTGAAGGAGATAGCGGCACGCGGTTACAAGGAATTGGTCCTTACCGGCATAAGGTTGGGGGCCTACGAGGACAGGGGCGCAGGTTCTGTTTTAAGTGATCTGGTCAGGGAGATCGACAGGACGGGTTTACTGGAGCGAATCCGCCTGAGTTCCATCGAACCGTCCGACCTGAACGCGGAGCTGGCAAGGACAATTGCTTCCTGTTCCAGGGTCTGCAAACATCTGCACATCCCCCTGCAGAGCGGAAGCGACCGTATCCTGAAGATGATGAACCGTCCATACACCACGGCTGATTTTTCTGCCCTGATCGGCTATCTCAGGGAATTGATGCCCGGGCTGGCGCTGGGAACGGATATAATGGTGGGGTTTCCGGGTGAGTCCGAAGATGATCATCTTCGAAGCTGCCGGTATCTCGAGGAAAACAGGTTCAGCAGGTTGCATATATTCCGTTTTTCGCCCCGGAGGGGAACGGAGGCGTATGGCATGCCCGGGCAGGTCGGCAGCAGGGTCAAGCAGGAAAGATGGGACGAAATAGATGGGATCGGCATCAAGACGGCCAAAAACTATCGCCGACGCTTTGTTGGCAGTGTCCTGAAAATTTTGGTCGAAAGGGCCGATGAACAGGGGGGGTACCTGGAAGGTTTGAGCCAGCATTATGTGAAGGTCAGGATAGGGGCGGGGGAGATTTCCGATGAATGGGTGGGCCGCATGGTCCCGGCAAAGATAGTAAAAGATGGGGAAGGGTTTCTACACGGCGTTTTTCCTTCCGAGGCATAA
- the mnmH gene encoding tRNA 2-selenouridine(34) synthase MnmH, which translates to MDLATIRSAAASVNGQSITSLSLVILPSCHDKIHRFSCAPPLLLAIINLICLQEAVHIDNQIDVHEALKRKDLIFVDVRSPREHRKEKIPGSLNIPLFSDEEQKELGTTYKHAGHLEARQKGLEYAAPKLARLASMLGEVASRKTPVLYCRRGGLRSRSLSQILSLVGIPALRLKGGYKAYRQFIFQSLGNYHLHPRPVLLHGLTGTGKTPIIQTLITSGYAALDLEGMACHRGSVFGKIGFTTERSQKDFEALLWNQLEKHGRSRYLVIEKEGRRIGRLVLPDFLVQSMEEGMHILLEAPLETRAERIVSEYIDGPLSESEKEEFTHAITSLVPRLGRKTAEKVLSLFETGDYRQVALILCRDYYDRFYTDARPDRYPYAAVFDSSSIPVATEQVIAFLENNKLIERRKEVKT; encoded by the coding sequence GTGGATCTTGCCACCATCCGTTCGGCCGCCGCCTCTGTCAATGGCCAATCAATTACTTCTTTATCACTGGTGATATTACCTTCTTGCCACGATAAAATCCACCGTTTTTCTTGCGCCCCGCCTCTCTTATTGGCTATAATAAATTTAATCTGCTTGCAGGAGGCTGTCCATATCGATAATCAGATTGATGTCCACGAAGCACTGAAAAGGAAAGACCTGATCTTTGTCGATGTTCGTTCTCCCCGGGAGCATCGGAAGGAGAAGATACCCGGTTCCCTGAATATTCCACTGTTCTCCGACGAAGAACAGAAAGAGCTGGGGACAACCTACAAACATGCCGGCCATCTCGAAGCAAGGCAAAAAGGCCTGGAATATGCTGCGCCGAAACTTGCCAGGCTGGCAAGCATGCTGGGTGAAGTCGCTTCCCGGAAAACCCCGGTTCTCTACTGCAGGCGCGGAGGGCTTCGCAGCCGGAGCCTCTCCCAGATTCTTTCCCTGGTCGGAATCCCCGCCCTGCGGCTCAAGGGGGGATACAAAGCTTACCGTCAATTCATTTTTCAGTCGCTGGGCAACTACCATCTCCATCCCCGCCCGGTGTTGTTACATGGCCTGACGGGAACAGGCAAGACACCGATCATCCAAACATTGATCACTTCAGGTTATGCAGCCCTTGATCTGGAAGGTATGGCCTGCCACCGGGGGTCAGTTTTTGGCAAGATCGGTTTTACGACCGAGCGTTCTCAGAAAGATTTTGAAGCACTGCTCTGGAACCAACTGGAAAAACATGGCCGTTCCCGCTATCTGGTGATCGAGAAAGAAGGGCGGAGAATCGGTCGGCTGGTCCTGCCCGATTTCCTCGTACAATCCATGGAAGAAGGCATGCATATTCTTCTTGAAGCCCCCCTGGAAACCAGGGCTGAAAGAATTGTTTCCGAGTATATCGATGGCCCCCTTTCGGAAAGCGAAAAAGAGGAATTCACTCATGCCATCACCTCCCTCGTTCCCCGCCTGGGAAGGAAAACGGCGGAAAAAGTGTTATCCCTGTTTGAAACGGGCGATTACCGGCAAGTAGCCCTGATCCTCTGCCGGGATTATTACGATCGTTTCTACACCGATGCCCGCCCGGACAGATATCCCTACGCAGCCGTGTTCGATTCCTCGTCGATTCCCGTTGCCACGGAACAGGTCATCGCTTTCCTGGAAAATAACAAACTGATCGAAAGAAGAAAGGAGGTGAAGACATGA
- the yqfD gene encoding sporulation protein YqfD translates to MLSRLWRYIKGYLIVSAEGKGTERLVNLAIARGINFWDFKKNNRGATFRIPVRSFREIRPLARKSRSRVRISRRTGLPFLLKKIRRRKGFAWGLVIFLAAIYVSSLFIWFIEIDGLENITEVEVLRLAESIGIKRGAYKGNLDLSRLERELARLHREITWVGLSFRGTKLRIEIAEHLPEPTVDEQPTDIIAEKDGLVLKVLVIEGKATVAPGDIVSRGDLLIEGIEDYGEFPPEEAKPRKVRARGEVIARVWYEAREPIITEETSRKPTGKKRSCICFIYRGKEYRVMGPGKAPYHEYGEERSSWGWSWRNISLPVELVIITYNELHLERRSWPPEEAVRKAGEAARKSVLKQLPEGAIVERLFCEEHGDDGSRTMRAIAETRENIARQ, encoded by the coding sequence TTGCTGTCAAGATTATGGCGCTACATCAAGGGTTATCTGATCGTCAGTGCCGAGGGAAAAGGCACGGAACGATTGGTCAATCTGGCCATTGCCAGGGGAATAAATTTCTGGGATTTCAAAAAAAACAATCGTGGGGCCACGTTCAGGATTCCGGTCAGATCTTTCCGGGAAATACGTCCCCTGGCTCGTAAATCCCGCAGCAGGGTAAGGATTTCCCGGCGGACAGGCCTGCCTTTTCTTCTGAAGAAAATACGCCGCCGCAAGGGTTTTGCCTGGGGACTGGTTATTTTTCTGGCAGCGATATACGTTTCCTCCCTGTTTATCTGGTTTATAGAGATTGATGGACTGGAGAATATAACAGAAGTTGAGGTTTTGCGGCTGGCAGAAAGCATCGGTATAAAAAGGGGCGCCTACAAGGGAAACCTTGATCTGAGCAGACTGGAGAGGGAATTGGCCAGATTGCATCGTGAGATTACCTGGGTGGGCCTGAGTTTCAGGGGGACGAAACTGCGTATCGAGATTGCCGAACATCTTCCCGAGCCGACGGTTGATGAGCAGCCAACCGATATTATTGCCGAAAAAGATGGATTGGTCTTGAAGGTACTGGTCATAGAGGGCAAGGCAACGGTTGCTCCCGGGGACATTGTCTCACGGGGGGACCTGTTGATCGAGGGAATCGAGGATTACGGTGAATTTCCTCCGGAGGAGGCCAAACCCAGGAAGGTGCGGGCGCGGGGTGAAGTGATCGCCAGGGTATGGTACGAAGCGCGTGAACCGATCATCACCGAGGAGACATCCCGAAAGCCGACAGGAAAGAAACGAAGCTGTATATGTTTTATTTATCGGGGGAAAGAGTACAGGGTGATGGGGCCGGGCAAGGCACCTTACCATGAATATGGCGAGGAAAGATCGAGTTGGGGCTGGAGTTGGAGGAATATATCATTGCCTGTAGAATTAGTAATTATAACTTACAATGAACTCCATCTGGAACGGAGGAGCTGGCCTCCGGAGGAGGCCGTACGCAAGGCCGGGGAGGCAGCCAGGAAATCGGTGCTGAAACAGTTGCCCGAGGGAGCCATTGTTGAACGATTGTTTTGTGAGGAACACGGGGATGATGGTTCACGGACGATGAGGGCCATCGCCGAAACCAGGGAGAATATTGCCAGACAGTGA
- a CDS encoding histidine triad nucleotide-binding protein, with protein MSDCLFCRIANKEAEADIVYEDDEIVAFKDIFPAAPIHLLIIPRKHISTLLDLKEEDAGLIGRMHLVANKLARDFKIDRNGFRTVINCGQDAGQAVYHIHLHLLGGQPLSNSFAAGRGV; from the coding sequence TTGTCTGATTGCCTTTTTTGTAGAATTGCCAACAAAGAAGCCGAGGCCGATATTGTCTATGAGGACGATGAGATTGTTGCGTTCAAGGATATTTTTCCAGCGGCACCGATCCATCTGCTGATCATTCCTCGCAAGCATATCAGTACCTTGTTAGATCTGAAAGAAGAGGACGCCGGTTTGATTGGCAGGATGCATCTGGTGGCCAACAAGTTGGCCAGGGATTTTAAAATAGACAGGAATGGGTTCAGAACGGTAATCAACTGCGGCCAGGATGCGGGGCAGGCAGTTTACCATATTCATCTACATCTTCTGGGCGGTCAGCCGCTCTCGAACTCTTTTGCCGCTGGGCGGGGAGTTTAG
- a CDS encoding PhoH family protein, translating to MITQRLELEKEEDSLYLLGRFDENIDLIERHFNVRVIPRGNELIVEGEKNEVSKLHLLFNALTGVVRKGHYISSRDFEYALAMARKGQAGKIGEIFSDVVLISRRGRQIRPKTLGQKKYLEAMRECDIVLSIGPAGTGKTYLALARAIDTLQNKVVERIVLTRPAVEAGEHLGFLPGDFQEKVDPYLRPLYDGLFDLLGVDVFQKYKEKGIIEVAPLAYMRGRTLDDSFIILDEAQNATPEQMKMFLTRLGFGSKAVITGDITQVDLPKGRYSGLVQASEVLKGIEGIATIYLSEKDVVRHPLVQEIITAYERYEERNNS from the coding sequence ATAATAACGCAGAGATTGGAACTGGAAAAAGAAGAGGATTCTTTGTACCTTCTGGGTCGCTTTGACGAGAATATTGATCTGATCGAGAGGCACTTCAACGTTCGTGTAATCCCCCGGGGCAATGAATTGATTGTTGAAGGGGAGAAGAACGAGGTCAGCAAGCTGCATCTCCTGTTCAATGCACTGACGGGGGTTGTGCGAAAAGGTCATTATATATCTTCTCGTGATTTCGAGTATGCTCTGGCGATGGCCCGGAAGGGCCAGGCCGGTAAAATCGGAGAAATTTTTTCCGATGTGGTCCTCATTTCACGTCGTGGAAGGCAGATCAGGCCCAAGACTCTGGGGCAGAAAAAGTATCTTGAAGCCATGCGTGAATGTGATATTGTACTATCGATCGGCCCGGCGGGGACAGGAAAAACATATCTTGCCCTGGCCAGAGCAATCGATACGCTGCAGAACAAGGTCGTGGAGCGCATCGTTCTGACCCGTCCGGCGGTGGAGGCGGGTGAACACCTCGGTTTCTTGCCCGGCGATTTTCAGGAGAAGGTGGATCCTTACCTGAGGCCGCTCTACGACGGGCTGTTTGATCTGCTGGGGGTAGACGTATTTCAGAAATACAAGGAAAAGGGTATCATCGAAGTGGCGCCCCTGGCTTATATGCGTGGAAGAACCCTGGATGATTCATTTATTATTCTGGATGAGGCGCAGAACGCCACGCCGGAACAGATGAAGATGTTTCTGACCCGCCTCGGTTTCGGTTCAAAAGCGGTCATCACGGGGGATATTACCCAGGTTGATCTGCCCAAAGGGCGCTATTCAGGTTTGGTACAAGCTTCCGAAGTTTTGAAAGGGATCGAGGGTATTGCAACCATCTATCTGTCAGAAAAAGATGTGGTAAGGCATCCCCTGGTTCAAGAGATCATAACGGCCTATGAGAGATACGAGGAAAGAAACAACAGCTAG